The following coding sequences are from one Campylobacter magnus window:
- a CDS encoding acetate and sugar kinases/Hsc70/actin family protein: MILGVDLEEKSWNSSYWDYCIKVHAIQIKNGKNIYLWQPFNKYYNYNTRGPGKIAEEILDMFPYAKEVAPYEKIVFSLKNVKIKEAKHSVKIHQHKEVGKDDIELLMKEVLELNKNEVYEHEIIQILPFAFGLDSVGEVNDPLGKKGATLEVSANIIYARKEKLDFMRKIIKKLGTRVKSYNFVYSEYAKMITELKIDEVDIYTENINYETLELEYKKIDSVSDWLRHYELLLGLCLYGRGYNALYEVDSNGDVFLKGF, encoded by the coding sequence ATGATATTAGGTGTTGATTTAGAAGAAAAATCATGGAATAGTTCATATTGGGACTATTGCATTAAAGTACATGCTATCCAAATAAAAAATGGAAAAAATATTTATCTTTGGCAACCCTTTAACAAATATTATAACTATAACACAAGAGGACCTGGCAAGATAGCAGAAGAAATTCTAGATATGTTTCCATACGCAAAAGAAGTAGCTCCATATGAAAAAATAGTTTTTTCACTAAAAAATGTGAAAATCAAAGAAGCAAAACACTCTGTAAAAATACATCAGCATAAAGAAGTAGGCAAAGATGATATAGAGCTTTTAATGAAAGAAGTGTTAGAGCTAAACAAAAATGAAGTTTACGAACATGAAATCATTCAAATTTTGCCCTTTGCTTTTGGGCTAGATAGTGTGGGTGAAGTAAATGATCCACTTGGTAAAAAAGGCGCAACACTAGAAGTAAGCGCAAATATCATATACGCAAGAAAAGAAAAACTAGATTTTATGCGTAAGATAATAAAAAAGCTAGGCACGAGAGTAAAAAGCTACAACTTTGTTTATAGTGAGTATGCAAAAATGATTACTGAGCTAAAAATAGATGAAGTAGACATTTATACAGAAAATATAAACTATGAAACATTGGAGTTGGAGTATAAGAAAATAGATAGTGTTAGTGATTGGCTTAGACATTATGAATTGTTGTTAGGGCTTTGTCTTTATGGTCGTGGCTATAATGCCTTGTATGAAGTAGATAGCAATGGAGATGTGTTTTTAAAAGGATTTTAA
- a CDS encoding DUF697 domain-containing protein has protein sequence MKDFEATKGEIESFLSENKAKSADEQIHIAWMCIGEDSRRLQDGEIELYKMLKAYGIPTIVVVTKAERDKDPSSGEKFSDFIKNELGLKESEFERVRALESEDDEGVIKKIMGVDLLINKTFETLPQAKSLAFARQQEYDKEMRELALKRLREKAKEDAQIITHSYASIAAGIAASPLPFSDIALLLPTQVGMILHIAKAYELEMNAESAKKLIIALGAVAGTGFAVRAALGTALKFIPGAGSLAGGMINGTVAAATTEMMGQTFIAYLDDNFSNLSEAIKNIGAEALKKYANA, from the coding sequence ATGAAAGACTTTGAGGCGACAAAAGGCGAGATCGAGAGTTTTTTAAGCGAAAATAAAGCTAAAAGCGCAGATGAGCAAATTCACATTGCGTGGATGTGTATAGGCGAGGATAGCAGAAGATTACAAGATGGCGAGATAGAACTATACAAAATGCTAAAAGCGTATGGAATTCCTACAATAGTAGTCGTCACCAAAGCCGAGCGTGACAAAGACCCTAGCAGCGGCGAGAAATTTAGCGATTTTATAAAAAATGAGCTTGGGCTAAAAGAAAGCGAGTTTGAGCGAGTAAGGGCACTAGAAAGCGAGGATGATGAGGGCGTGATCAAAAAAATCATGGGTGTAGATCTGCTAATAAATAAGACCTTTGAGACCTTGCCACAGGCAAAAAGTCTAGCCTTTGCAAGGCAGCAAGAATACGACAAAGAGATGCGTGAGCTTGCTCTAAAACGCCTAAGAGAGAAAGCAAAAGAAGACGCCCAGATCATCACGCATAGCTACGCTAGCATAGCAGCTGGTATAGCAGCATCGCCTTTGCCTTTTAGCGATATTGCGCTGCTGCTGCCTACGCAAGTCGGTATGATTTTACACATTGCCAAAGCTTATGAGCTAGAAATGAACGCAGAAAGTGCCAAAAAGCTAATAATCGCTCTTGGGGCTGTGGCTGGGACTGGCTTTGCTGTTCGTGCGGCTCTTGGGACTGCTTTGAAGTTTATCCCAGGGGCTGGCAGCCTAGCAGGTGGTATGATCAATGGCACAGTCGCTGCTGCTACGACTGAGATGATGGGGCAGACCTTTATAGCGTATTTGGATGATAATTTTAGCAATCTAAGCGAAGCTATAAAAAACATAGGCGCAGAGGCTCTAAAAAAATATGCAAATGCTTAA
- a CDS encoding site-specific integrase — MTNDLIKINLKNVDCKNIYFDNRNGIFGTKEITKAPTYIGCDFKLYLRVYAVDESGNKKQTKKSFSFSNKITFLQAIKEVASQRENLIKQLKEGNRKTEKTRIPTLKEAWDEYIEMKRNQLSPNTINGYILVANKWIFSDEKLSKTPITQISTRRLQDIVNKMLDMGMAPRSSKSIKEALRPLFKYYVANGTLKSNPAIFIQIPKFNNEVSIELSDDKLKELYDLLYNYPVEPFRSIFVWLSHGRRLNEVLSLEWRDINLEAMTYTIRYENNKVRKPMTYKLSNELLEALQNIGIKESGFVFPAMKDKSQKMDNSTLRKHWQKVLDKLGLHIRIHDLRHLIGGVLVSEGKTLEQIASILGHTSTSVTKRYSKVRQEVAAEGLDEFFKRVKK, encoded by the coding sequence ATGACTAATGATTTAATAAAAATCAATCTTAAAAATGTAGATTGTAAAAACATCTATTTTGACAATCGCAATGGAATATTTGGCACAAAAGAAATTACAAAAGCTCCAACTTATATAGGCTGTGATTTTAAATTGTATTTAAGAGTTTATGCTGTTGATGAAAGCGGAAATAAAAAGCAGACCAAAAAAAGTTTTTCATTTTCTAATAAAATTACTTTTTTACAAGCTATAAAAGAAGTAGCATCACAAAGAGAGAATTTAATAAAACAATTAAAAGAAGGTAATCGCAAAACTGAAAAAACTAGAATTCCAACACTTAAAGAAGCTTGGGATGAATATATAGAAATGAAACGCAATCAGCTCTCTCCAAATACGATAAATGGTTATATTTTGGTGGCAAACAAATGGATATTTTCAGATGAGAAGCTATCTAAAACGCCAATTACTCAAATTAGCACTAGGCGATTACAAGATATAGTAAATAAAATGCTAGATATGGGCATGGCTCCAAGAAGCTCAAAATCTATAAAAGAAGCGCTTAGACCACTCTTTAAGTATTATGTAGCAAATGGCACTCTAAAGTCAAATCCTGCTATTTTTATTCAAATACCAAAGTTTAATAATGAAGTTAGCATAGAGCTTAGTGATGATAAGCTAAAAGAGCTTTATGATTTGCTCTATAACTATCCAGTAGAACCTTTTAGAAGTATATTTGTTTGGCTTTCGCATGGGCGAAGGCTAAACGAAGTTTTAAGCCTTGAGTGGCGAGATATAAACTTAGAAGCTATGACCTACACAATAAGATATGAAAATAATAAGGTTAGAAAGCCTATGACCTACAAACTAAGCAATGAGCTACTTGAAGCCTTACAAAATATCGGTATAAAAGAAAGTGGTTTTGTTTTTCCAGCCATGAAAGATAAAAGCCAAAAAATGGATAATAGCACACTAAGAAAACACTGGCAAAAAGTGCTTGATAAGCTAGGACTTCATATCCGCATCCACGATCTGCGCCACTTAATAGGTGGTGTGCTAGTCTCAGAGGGTAAAACGCTAGAGCAAATCGCATCTATCCTAGGACACACATCTACAAGCGTGACCAAACGCTACTCAAAAGTCCGCCAAGAAGTAGCAGCAGAGGGACTTGATGAGTTCTTTAAAAGAGTGAAAAAGTAG
- a CDS encoding ribbon-helix-helix domain-containing protein yields the protein MQNVAKMSFTIEHALKNELDEFSKELSLSKSRIIANALELYFDTLDLKIAQDRLKNPQIISQDEMQKFVDEL from the coding sequence ATGCAAAATGTAGCAAAAATGAGCTTTACTATAGAACACGCTTTAAAAAATGAATTAGACGAGTTTTCAAAAGAGCTTAGCTTATCAAAAAGCAGAATTATAGCAAATGCTTTGGAGCTTTACTTTGACACGCTTGATCTAAAAATAGCGCAAGATAGGCTCAAAAACCCACAAATCATTAGCCAAGATGAAATGCAAAAGTTTGTAGATGAGCTATAA
- a CDS encoding type II toxin-antitoxin system RelE family toxin, with translation MSYKLEFESRVKKDFAGIGKENSVIIMKVLSEFATNFSHEYEQELLKTTKIKALKGSYEGLYRLRIRSFRAIYKKKENELIILVLRVAARKDAYRE, from the coding sequence ATGAGCTATAAGCTAGAGTTTGAAAGTAGAGTTAAAAAGGACTTTGCTGGCATAGGCAAAGAAAATAGCGTTATAATAATGAAAGTTCTAAGCGAGTTTGCTACTAATTTTAGCCACGAATACGAACAAGAGCTTTTAAAAACCACGAAAATCAAGGCTTTAAAAGGCAGTTACGAAGGGCTTTATAGGCTTAGAATTCGCTCATTTAGAGCAATATACAAAAAGAAAGAAAATGAACTAATAATCTTGGTACTTAGAGTAGCAGCTAGAAAAGATGCGTATAGAGAATAA
- a CDS encoding DUF3791 domain-containing protein, translating into MDKDTASFIIYIIHKIARRNSLAPSQVYRLLNKTECISKYLVPCYDVLHTMSADVVADNALLWAKNHGE; encoded by the coding sequence ATGGATAAAGATACTGCTAGTTTCATAATCTATATAATACACAAAATAGCTAGGCGCAATAGTCTAGCACCGTCGCAAGTGTATAGACTGCTAAATAAAACTGAGTGTATAAGCAAATATCTCGTGCCTTGCTACGATGTACTTCATACCATGAGTGCCGATGTTGTGGCTGATAATGCTCTACTTTGGGCAAAAAATCACGGAGAATAG
- a CDS encoding helix-turn-helix transcriptional regulator encodes MKNTNLTSKEAQLSRLLQMLGILSREQRLNKDELLNKFNIDVRTFQRDIKKIKDECNLDITRGKDGFYYLNRGLEADGALSFDDIKLFAKNSGFGDIYPSLDDETITDALNTDFSKFYAMSSQTGKNQKELSAIFDDLRTAIKEHLELNFYYDGKERLVKPYRLDFIDGIWYLLGDEKTKLKSFSLLKIKKCQFLGGFEPSRIFLRRIKENDLEWISQNIKIARILVLPKAREYFERKNIFKSFKILKDDNNGILLEVRFAFDDELLNVVKAWIPYIKIIEPQELNAKLKNSLLEYANSI; translated from the coding sequence ATGAAAAATACTAATTTAACATCAAAAGAAGCTCAGCTATCTCGGCTTTTACAAATGCTTGGAATTCTTAGCAGAGAACAAAGACTAAATAAAGATGAACTACTAAATAAGTTTAATATTGATGTAAGAACATTTCAGCGTGATATTAAAAAGATTAAAGATGAATGTAATCTTGATATCACACGAGGCAAAGATGGCTTTTATTATCTAAATCGTGGATTAGAAGCTGACGGAGCTTTGAGCTTTGATGATATTAAACTTTTTGCTAAAAATAGTGGTTTTGGAGATATTTATCCAAGCTTAGATGATGAAACCATAACTGATGCTTTAAATACCGATTTTAGCAAGTTTTATGCTATGAGCTCTCAAACTGGCAAAAATCAAAAAGAGCTTAGTGCTATTTTTGATGATTTACGAACAGCTATTAAAGAACATTTAGAGCTAAATTTCTATTATGATGGCAAAGAACGCTTAGTAAAGCCTTATAGACTTGATTTTATAGATGGTATTTGGTATTTGCTTGGTGATGAAAAAACTAAGCTTAAAAGCTTTTCTCTATTGAAAATCAAAAAATGTCAATTTCTAGGTGGCTTTGAGCCATCTAGAATTTTTTTACGCCGTATTAAAGAAAATGATTTAGAATGGATTAGCCAAAATATCAAAATAGCTAGAATTCTAGTTTTGCCAAAAGCAAGAGAATATTTTGAACGAAAAAATATATTTAAGAGCTTTAAAATCTTAAAAGATGATAATAATGGTATTTTGCTTGAAGTTCGCTTTGCCTTTGATGATGAGCTTTTAAATGTAGTAAAAGCTTGGATACCATATATAAAAATAATAGAACCACAAGAGCTGAACGCTAAGCTAAAAAATTCACTACTAGAATATGCAAATTCTATATAG
- a CDS encoding YkgJ family cysteine cluster protein has product MSFPCATCGACCRHISNIAELKDFDLGNGICKELDLKSNKCKIYENRPLICRIDEMYKAFSKVWSKKEFYSYNAKACNELQRLENIDESFRVKENF; this is encoded by the coding sequence GTGAGTTTTCCTTGTGCTACTTGTGGGGCTTGTTGTAGGCATATTTCAAATATTGCTGAACTTAAAGACTTTGATCTTGGCAATGGAATATGTAAAGAGCTAGACCTTAAAAGCAATAAGTGCAAGATTTACGAAAATAGACCGCTAATTTGCCGTATAGATGAAATGTATAAGGCTTTTAGTAAGGTTTGGAGTAAAAAAGAGTTTTACTCTTACAATGCCAAAGCCTGCAATGAACTACAAAGGCTAGAAAACATTGATGAGAGTTTTAGGGTAAAAGAAAATTTTTAA
- a CDS encoding MobC family plasmid mobilization relaxosome protein, protein MNKTRPKQLSFRVSEEEYQQLQEKISESGKNQQEYILSCVLEKQIVNTDGIKELIPELKRIGNNLNQIAKRCNEGGMLPSEAEVRKHGEELNKVWQSLRRYLQRRA, encoded by the coding sequence ATGAACAAGACAAGACCAAAGCAGTTATCATTCCGAGTAAGTGAAGAAGAATACCAGCAGTTGCAGGAGAAGATTTCAGAGAGTGGAAAGAACCAGCAGGAGTATATCCTTTCCTGTGTGCTGGAGAAGCAGATCGTGAATACGGACGGTATCAAAGAACTTATCCCGGAACTGAAACGGATAGGGAACAACCTCAACCAAATAGCAAAGAGGTGTAATGAGGGGGGAATGTTGCCGAGTGAAGCGGAAGTGCGGAAGCATGGAGAGGAGCTGAACAAAGTATGGCAGTCATTAAGGCGGTATCTTCAAAGGCGGGCATAG
- a CDS encoding relaxase/mobilization nuclease domain-containing protein, translating into MAVIKAVSSKAGIGHAIDYVTKKEKTEEKLVSGLHCEPETVKEEMQATKELWGKTDGRTYKHYVQSYHEDEEITPEQAHKNAVELAEHTKAWKGHEVLIATHIDKGHIHTHFIVNSVNYENGHKLQWM; encoded by the coding sequence ATGGCAGTCATTAAGGCGGTATCTTCAAAGGCGGGCATAGGGCACGCAATAGATTATGTGACGAAAAAAGAAAAGACAGAGGAGAAGCTTGTCAGCGGTCTGCATTGTGAGCCGGAGACGGTCAAGGAGGAAATGCAAGCCACAAAGGAGCTGTGGGGCAAGACGGACGGAAGAACCTATAAGCATTATGTGCAATCCTACCATGAGGACGAGGAAATAACCCCGGAGCAGGCTCACAAGAACGCTGTCGAGCTGGCAGAGCATACAAAGGCATGGAAAGGGCATGAAGTTCTGATAGCCACGCATATAGACAAGGGGCATATACACACGCACTTTATTGTCAATTCCGTAAATTATGAGAACGGTCATAAGCTCCAATGGATGTAG
- a CDS encoding TnpV protein has product MAKSLFEELGGKYERQGDYLIPCLTVPAEEEQAIGIWGQRHLDYLKQYRKVTYTNLLTSGRLNAYLADINRQAQERFERLIEGMKQAQGITEQLKAENALEWTGCLNNIRACAREIVEKEIIFA; this is encoded by the coding sequence ATGGCAAAATCATTATTTGAGGAACTGGGCGGCAAATACGAAAGGCAAGGGGATTATTTGATACCGTGCTTAACTGTACCCGCCGAAGAAGAACAGGCAATAGGCATCTGGGGGCAACGGCATTTAGATTATCTAAAACAGTACCGTAAAGTTACATACACCAATCTTCTTACAAGCGGCAGGCTAAACGCCTACCTTGCCGACATCAACAGACAGGCACAGGAACGCTTTGAAAGGCTCATAGAGGGTATGAAACAGGCACAGGGCATAACGGAACAGCTAAAGGCAGAAAACGCCTTAGAATGGACAGGATGCCTCAATAACATAAGGGCTTGTGCAAGAGAGATTGTGGAAAAGGAAATTATTTTTGCATAA
- the tet(O) gene encoding tetracycline resistance ribosomal protection protein Tet(O) has translation MKIINLGILAHVDAGKTTLTESLLYTSGAIAELGSVDEGTTRTDTMNLERQRGITIQTAVTSFQWEDVKVNIIDTPGHMDFLAEVYRSLSVLDGAVLLVSAKDGIQAQTRILFHALQIMKIPTIFFINKIDQEGIDLPMVYREMKAKLSSEIIVKQKVGQHPHINVTDNDDMEQWDAVIMGNDELLEKYMSGKPFKMSELEQEENRRFQNGTLFPVYHGSAKNNLGIRQLIEVIASKFYSSTPEGQSELCGQVFKIEYSEKRRRFVYVRIYSGTLHLRDVIRISEKEKIKITEMYVPTNGELYSSDTACSGDIVILPNDVLQLNSILGNEILLPQRKFIENPLPMLQTTIAVKKSEQREILLEALKEISDGDPLLKYYVDTTTHEIILSFLGNVQMEVICAILEEKYHVEAEIKEPTVIYMERPLRKAEYTIHIEVPPNPFWASVGLSIEPLPIGSGVQYESRVSLGYLNQSFQNAVMEGVLYGCEQGLYGWKVTDCKICFEYGLYYSPVSTPADFRLLSPIVLEQALKKAGTELLEPYLHFEIYAPQEYLSRAYHDAPRYCADIVSTQIKNDEVILKGEIPARCIQEYRNDLTNFTNGQGVCLTELKGYQPAIGKFICQPRRPNSRIDKVRHMFHKLA, from the coding sequence ATGAAAATAATTAACTTAGGCATTCTGGCTCACGTTGACGCAGGAAAGACAACATTAACGGAAAGTTTATTGTATACCAGTGGTGCAATTGCAGAACTAGGGAGCGTAGATGAAGGCACAACAAGGACAGATACAATGAATTTGGAGCGTCAAAGGGGAATCACTATCCAGACAGCAGTGACATCTTTTCAGTGGGAGGATGTAAAAGTCAACATTATAGATACGCCAGGCCATATGGATTTTTTGGCGGAAGTATACCGTTCTTTATCCGTATTAGACGGAGCAGTATTATTAGTTTCTGCAAAGGATGGCATACAGGCACAGACCCGTATACTGTTTCATGCACTACAGATAATGAAGATTCCGACAATTTTTTTCATCAATAAAATTGACCAAGAGGGGATTGATTTGCCAATGGTATATCGGGAAATGAAAGCAAAGCTTTCTTCGGAAATTATAGTGAAGCAAAAGGTTGGGCAGCATCCCCATATAAATGTAACGGACAATGACGATATGGAACAGTGGGATGCGGTAATTATGGGAAACGATGAACTATTAGAGAAATATATGTCAGGGAAACCGTTTAAAATGTCAGAACTGGAACAGGAAGAAAACAGGAGATTCCAAAACGGAACGTTATTTCCCGTTTATCACGGAAGCGCTAAAAACAATCTGGGGATTCGGCAGCTTATAGAAGTAATTGCCAGTAAATTTTATTCATCAACGCCTGAAGGTCAATCTGAACTATGCGGGCAGGTTTTTAAGATTGAATATTCAGAGAAAAGGCGGCGTTTTGTTTATGTGCGTATATATAGCGGAACATTGCATTTGAGGGATGTTATTAGAATATCTGAAAAAGAGAAAATAAAAATCACAGAGATGTATGTTCCGACAAACGGTGAATTATATTCATCCGATACAGCCTGCTCTGGTGATATTGTAATTTTACCAAATGATGTTTTGCAGCTAAACAGTATTTTGGGGAACGAAATACTGTTGCCGCAGAGAAAATTTATTGAAAATCCTCTCCCTATGCTCCAAACAACGATTGCAGTAAAGAAATCTGAACAGCGGGAAATATTGCTTGAGGCACTTAAAGAAATTTCAGATGGCGACCCTCTTTTAAAATATTATGTGGATACTACAACGCATGAGATTATACTTTCTTTTTTGGGGAATGTGCAGATGGAAGTCATTTGTGCCATCCTTGAGGAAAAATATCATGTGGAGGCAGAAATAAAAGAGCCTACTGTTATATATATGGAAAGACCGCTTAGAAAAGCAGAATATACCATCCACATAGAAGTCCCGCCAAATCCTTTCTGGGCTTCTGTCGGGTTGTCCATAGAGCCGCTCCCTATTGGAAGCGGAGTGCAGTATGAAAGCAGAGTTTCACTTGGATATTTAAATCAATCGTTCCAAAATGCGGTTATGGAGGGGGTTCTTTATGGCTGCGAGCAGGGGCTGTATGGATGGAAAGTGACAGACTGTAAAATCTGTTTTGAATATGGATTGTATTATAGTCCTGTAAGTACCCCCGCAGACTTTCGGCTGCTTTCCCCTATCGTATTGGAGCAGGCTTTAAAAAAAGCAGGGACAGAACTATTAGAGCCATATCTCCACTTTGAAATTTATGCACCGCAGGAATATCTCTCACGGGCGTATCATGATGCTCCAAGGTATTGTGCAGATATTGTAAGTACTCAGATAAAGAATGACGAGGTCATTCTGAAAGGAGAAATCCCTGCTAGATGTATTCAAGAATACAGGAACGATTTAACTAATTTCACAAATGGGCAGGGAGTCTGCTTGACAGAGTTAAAAGGATACCAGCCAGCTATTGGTAAATTTATTTGCCAACCCCGCCGCCCGAATAGCCGTATAGATAAGGTTCGGCATATGTTCCACAAGTTAGCTTAA
- a CDS encoding cysteine-rich KTR domain-containing protein translates to MKCEWILCPVCGSKTRNKIRKDTVLENYPLYCPKCRNVC, encoded by the coding sequence ATGAAATGCGAATGGATATTGTGTCCTGTTTGTGGGAGCAAAACCCGTAATAAAATTAGGAAGGACACTGTTTTGGAGAATTATCCCCTTTATTGTCCAAAATGCAGGAATGTTTGCTGA
- a CDS encoding plasmid mobilization protein encodes MNRTRPKQIVIRVSEEELEAIKKKVEQSGKSQQQYIIEALTQKQVVNLDGLKEIYPELKRQGNNLNQIAKKLNENGYVDYKQELPNTMKEVREVWQLLKQYLQKQG; translated from the coding sequence ATGAATAGGACAAGACCGAAGCAGATAGTTATAAGGGTTTCAGAGGAAGAACTTGAAGCTATTAAGAAAAAGGTGGAGCAGTCTGGAAAGAGCCAACAGCAGTATATCATTGAAGCACTCACACAGAAGCAGGTTGTCAATTTGGACGGACTGAAAGAGATATACCCAGAACTGAAAAGGCAGGGGAACAACCTCAACCAGATAGCGAAGAAGCTCAATGAAAATGGCTATGTAGACTATAAGCAGGAGCTACCAAACACCATGAAAGAAGTGAGAGAAGTATGGCAGTTATTAAAGCAGTATCTTCAAAAGCAGGGATAG
- a CDS encoding relaxase/mobilization nuclease domain-containing protein: protein MAVIKAVSSKAGIGQALDYVTKEEKTEEKLVSGLHCEADTVKDEMQATKELWGKTGGRTYKHFVQSYHEDEHITPEQAHKNAIELAKNTEAWKGHEVLIATHIDRGHIHSHFIVNSVNYEDGHKLQWSNQDLKDLKERCNEQSREQGLHVPEKGKTFSGEEREETVAWNKDTYNILKQAEQGKVKSYVQDIALAVLDCKETATSRQDFIERMEQRGYKTDWQDNHKYITWTDLARENAGEKACKIKIYVVANEA, encoded by the coding sequence ATGGCAGTTATTAAAGCAGTATCTTCAAAAGCAGGGATAGGGCAAGCCCTTGATTATGTGACAAAAGAGGAAAAGACAGAGGAGAAGCTTGTCAGCGGTCTGCATTGTGAAGCTGATACAGTAAAGGACGAAATGCAAGCCACTAAGGAGCTATGGGGCAAGACTGGGGGCAGAACCTACAAGCACTTTGTTCAGAGCTACCATGAGGACGAGCATATCACACCAGAGCAAGCCCATAAGAACGCTATCGAGCTTGCTAAGAATACAGAAGCATGGAAAGGGCATGAGGTGCTTATTGCAACCCATATAGACCGAGGACACATTCACTCTCATTTTATCGTGAACAGCGTGAATTATGAGGACGGACATAAGCTACAATGGAGCAATCAAGACCTCAAAGACCTTAAAGAAAGGTGCAACGAGCAGAGCAGAGAGCAAGGGCTTCACGTACCGGAAAAGGGCAAGACGTTCTCCGGAGAAGAGAGAGAGGAAACAGTTGCATGGAACAAGGACACATATAACATCTTGAAGCAAGCAGAGCAGGGGAAAGTAAAGAGTTATGTGCAGGATATAGCCCTTGCGGTTCTGGACTGTAAAGAAACCGCCACCAGTCGGCAGGACTTTATAGAACGCATGGAGCAGAGGGGCTATAAGACCGACTGGCAGGACAACCACAAGTATATTACCTGGACTGATTTAGCCAGGGAAAACGCAGGGGAAAAGGCTTGTAAAATTAAGATATACGTTGTCGCTAATGAAGCTTGA
- a CDS encoding type II toxin-antitoxin system PemK/MazF family toxin: MKSYEIWWVSLDPTIGAEIKKRRPCLIISPNELNYLNTRIIAPITSKGFEAPYRVDFTLLDKKARILCDQIRCVSTERFVEKITNLDAKNTAKVKQILKTMFA; this comes from the coding sequence ATGAAAAGCTATGAGATATGGTGGGTAAGCCTCGATCCAACAATAGGTGCTGAGATAAAAAAGCGCAGACCTTGCCTTATAATCTCGCCAAATGAACTAAATTATCTTAATACAAGAATCATAGCACCAATTACTTCAAAAGGCTTTGAAGCACCTTATAGAGTAGATTTTACGCTGCTTGATAAAAAAGCTAGAATTCTTTGCGACCAAATAAGATGTGTTAGCACAGAAAGATTTGTAGAAAAAATAACTAATTTAGATGCTAAAAACACCGCAAAAGTAAAGCAAATACTTAAAACAATGTTTGCTTAA
- a CDS encoding AbrB/MazE/SpoVT family DNA-binding domain-containing protein, with protein sequence MITANVVQIGSSRGIRIPKNILEHFGFDKVELEVLKNGLLIKPINNNKISSWDTPELRQKASKEKNLCDDFSAVDTDSWEW encoded by the coding sequence ATGATAACAGCAAATGTCGTTCAAATTGGCTCATCTAGAGGGATTAGAATTCCAAAAAATATATTAGAACATTTTGGCTTTGATAAGGTAGAGTTGGAAGTACTAAAAAATGGTCTTTTGATAAAGCCTATAAATAATAACAAAATTTCTAGCTGGGATACACCAGAGCTTCGCCAAAAGGCTAGTAAAGAAAAAAATCTTTGCGATGATTTTAGTGCGGTAGACACTGATAGCTGGGAGTGGTGA